TCGTCCCTTCTACAACGATTTGGTAGATTTTATGACATCTGGACCGTGCATGCCTTTAGCATTGAACCATGAAGATGCTGTGAATTCTTTTCGTAAATTAATTGGGTCAACAAACCCTGCAGAAGCAGAGGAAGGAACCATTCGGAAAGATTTTGCGGAAAGTGTTCAGAACAATGCCGTACATGGATCTGACTCAAATGAAAATGCTGAAAAAGAAATTGCTTTTTTCTTCACTTCCAATGAAATTCACTACACCTGATACATTGAATGAAACTGCGTAAACTATCTATGTCAAATCGCTTTCCAGCAATTTTTTTATCGCTGCTCTTATATAGCGGCTGTTCAAAGGAATCCATTCCCGGGTTTATTGGCAAAGCCTATACCGTAACGGTTGACCTTCCTGAAGATAGTGCTGATATGGAATTTGTTTGGGATGTTATAAATAAACCGCTGGTAAGCAATCTCACATACAGCGGTTTTGATTTTACCGATAATAATTCGCACATGACCTTTACTCCCGACGTAGAAGGAAATTATTCGTTTGAAGTGAATATATATCAGTATAATGATAAAATTGCTACCCAAGCTTTTTCCTTTGAAATTATAGATGATGGGTTTCGCCCTGAGCAAGATATTTTACCAATTACAGAAGAAATGTCCGAACCAACAAAACCAGAGCCCATTTCTGAAACTGCATCCTCAGCTATCAAAGCAGTTGAGTCTGAACCAGCCATTAAACACACTCCAAAACCGGAACCCGTTATTCAGGTAACACCAGAACCTGAAATCCAAATAGTTGAAACATCCATCAAACCTAAATCGAAAACCAAAAAACCAAAAAAATCGAATCCGGGAAGTTCTATTCCCTATGATAAAGGTAGATTTACAATTCAGATTGCATCTAAAAAAAACTTGGAAGATGCAAAACGTGTTGCATCAGATTTAATTAAAGATGGTTTCGATGCCTATATCCAAAAGGCATATTTTGAAGAAACTGATGCTGTGTGGTTTCGAATCCGTGTTGGGAGCTACGATGACCGTGAAACAGCTAAAAAAGTAGCTGCAGAAGTTTCAAAAATTATGTCAGAACCGGCTTGGGTTGATTTCGTACGATATGAAGAATAATGAACAATAGGAGGAAATAACAATGGATCCAGTAAAACTTCATTTTGATTTTAGAGATATTTTTCGCGCACCGCGTCTTGCTCTCAGTGGGAAGAAAATATGGACGTTTATGGTTGGGAATTTCCTTGGATATTCTGGATATTTCCTCTTTACGTATATTGCTCTTTTTTCTTCAGGCATATCCATTATTCAGAGTTGGGAAAGGTTTGGGCTATATCCTTTGGTGAATGTGTTTAATCTACCATGGTTTTCTCTTCTCATTTATTTCGCAGGTGTGTTATGCGCTTTCATTATGTTGAGTTTATCTTGTGCAGCTGTATCGCGAATAACCTATAAACAACTAAAGGGAAATGACTTTTATTCATCCGCTGATGCTTGGAACTATATTAAAAAACATTGGCATCCTGTCGTTTTCACTCTCATAGCGCTCAGTTTAATTATTGCCTTTTTTGTTCTCATGGCAGGGGCATTTGCTTTGCTTGGAAAAATTCCTTTTATCGGTGAATTTTTATTTGCCATTCCTTATCCCCTCTATTTCTTAGGGGCACTTTTTACCCTTTATTCATTCGTTGTAATTGTAGTAGCCAGTATTTATATCCCAATTATTGTGGGGTCTTATGAAGAGGACACAATGGGTACAGTTTTTCAAAGTTATGTTATCACATGGTCACAACCCTGGAGAATTATTGCTTATCATTTAATCCTTCTTCCTATTTTTAGCATTGCTACCGCCATTTTTTATGGTTTTTTTCAACTATCATTTGAATTTGTTAATAGCGTTTTTGGTTGGGTCATAGGTGATAAGTTGAATCATATTGTTGACGCAGCAGTATCAATTGTTTGTCCGCCTTTATACGCATATGGATCTGTGGCTGGTTTGTCAGGAACCGAATGGTTATCTTCTGGCATTCTAGCTTTCTTTTTCTTTCTACTCATGCTGGCTGTAATTGGTTATAGCCTTTCTATTCTCTCAGTTGGTGAAACACTCATGTTCATCATTTTCAAAATGAAATCCGATGATGATAATATTCTTGCTAGAAAAGACGAAGAAGAACTTGAAGAAGAGGAAAATGAGGACGTACCATTAGATAAATTACAAGAGGATGACTCTTCCCAAGAGGATAATGCACTGGAAGAATCAAAATCTGACAGCGAATAATTGCTGCAACTTGTAGCTTTGTAAACAACAAAATAAAGAAGTAGTTTCCCGAGTTTCTTATGAAGATAAATCGTTCCGAATTGGAACGCGGTTTTAAAAACAAGCTGTTTGACATACCGGTTGAAGGATTACATCTTGAGGATGTTCGCATAGAAAATGACCCCATGGAGTGCATTTTATCTGCAGACCCTTTCCCAAAAGGAATAAAACTATCAGGATCCTTAAAGGTACATTTTCTGGAATCTTGCGATAGATGTTTGGAATCATTAGTAGAGGTCCATACTACTAAAGTGAACTGTTTGCTGACACCTATTAAAGCAATGATTGATGATTTTGAAACGCAAGTTATCTACTTCAATTCCACCGATCTTGAAGTAGATATTGGACCAATCTTGAAAGAGATAATTCTTCTTGAAGAATCATGGAAGCGATTGTGCCGTGAGGATTGCAAGGGGCTCTGCCCTACCTGCGGGATTAATCAAAATTTTGGAACATGCGAATGCCATGATGATTCTTCGGATTCACCTTGGGATGCACTTAAACAAATTTAAATAATATTCAGGAGATAGAATGGCTCTACCAAAAAGAAAACAATCGAAAGCACGCGGACGAAAACGACGCACACATTATAAAGCACGTCAAATAAATTTGACTGACTGCGCACAATGCAGCCAGAAAAAAATGCCTCACCGTGCATGCCCAAATTGCGGGTATTACAGGGGCAGACCTGTTGTTTCAGCAACTGAAAATTAAATATAAATGATTGAGGCGATCCGAATTATATGAGTAAAGGGTTTCGTTTCAAAACCGTTTAATGGCAAAATCGTGAACGCAACTATTACAACTACTGCTCGATATTTACCGGATCGTATTCTAACTAATTTTGATCTGGAAAAAATGGTCGATACATCCGATGAATGGATTCGTTTAAGGACAGGGATTAGCAAACGTCATCTTGTAGCAGAAGGTGAAGCGACTTCTGATATGTGTGCTGCTGTTATGAAACAACTTCTTGAACGATCCGGAAAAAGTCCTGAGGATATTGACCTTTTAATTGTTGCAACTATTACACCGGATGTTTTTGTGGCCTCAACCGCAGCGATTGTTTTAGACAAAGTTGGTGCTACCAATGCCTGGGGTTTTGATCTTGCTGCTGCGTGTTCGGGATTTTTATACGGCATTGAAACCGGTTCTAAAATGATAGAATCTGGCCAATATAAAAATGTAGTTGTGATTGGCGCAGATACAATGAGTTCTATAATTGATTATACAGATCGCAATACCTGTGTACTATTTGGTGATGGAGCAGGCGGTGTTTTGCTAGAGCCAACCGATAGTAATGGCGGAATTTTGGATTCTTTACTTTTTTCAGATGGAAGTGGGAGTAAAGCGTTGCAAGTTCCTGCCGGTGGAAGCCTCCACCCTGCTTCACAAGATACTGTTGAAAAACGAATGCATTATGTTTATCAAGATGGAAAAACTGTTTTCAAATTCGCCGTAAAAAAAATGGCGGATGTTAGTGCTGAAATTCTTAAAAATAATGGGTTAACAGGGAAAAATGTTTCACTTTTCATTCCCCACCAAGCAAATAAACGCATTATTGATGCAACAGCTGAACGGTGTAATCTTTCCGAAGATCAGGTCCTGATAAATATTGATAAATATGGAAATACAACTGGAGGAACAATTCCAATCGCTTTAGATGAAGCAGTGGAAACAGGAAGATTAAAAAATAATGATTTGTTGTTATTAGCAGCATTTGGCGGAGGATTTACTTGGGGAAGCGTATTAATTCGCTGGACTGCATCCTCTTGAGTCTGGCGTTGCTTTTTCCGGGACAGGGATCTCAAAAGGTGGGAATGGGGATTGACCTATTTAAGAATACTGAAATTGGAAAAAAACGATTTGACCAAGCAAATACCATCATGAATACAGATATTCAATCTATTATTTTTGAAGGAAGTGAAGACGATTTGAAGCAAACACGAATAACGCAACCATCCATATATATTATAAGTGTTATTTTATCAGAATTACTTTTTGAAAATGAAATTACTATTGGGGCAGCCGCCGGGCATAGCCTTGGAGAATATTCGGCATTAACCGCCGCTGGGGCATTCGATTTTCAAACCGGACTCACTTTAGTAAAACTTCGTGCTGAAAGCATGCAAAAAACAGGTGACGAAACAGATGGAACAATGGCTGCAGTATTAGGACTTGAGGATAAGGTCATTGATGAAATGTGCACATCCATCACTCAAGGTGTAGTTGTTGCAGCGAATTTTAATGTGCTAGGACAAGTAGTTATTTCCGGTGAAACTAATGCAGTAAAAGATGCTATGGAATCAGCAATAAAACTTGGAGCAACAAAAGTAATTCCCCTGAATGTGAGTGGCGCCTTCCATTCTCCTCTTATGTCACCCGCGCGAGAAGCGCTTGCAGAGAAGTTGGCTACCACAGAAATTCTAGATACATATTTCCCTGTTTACGTGAATTACAGTGCAAAGCCCATATCATCAGCTAATGAAATCAGGAATGCCCTGATAAAGCAACTTGATCATCCTGTGAAATGGCATGAATCTGTTTCAAATATGATTTCTGACGGTGCATCATCCTTTTTAGAAGTCGGTCCAGGTCGAGTTCTGCAAGGATTAAATCGGCGTATAAACCGAGATGTACCTATGAAAGGAATTTCAACGTGGGAAGACGTCAATAATTATCATGTATGATTTAACAGAAAAAACGGCCATTGTAACCGGCGCATCTCGGGGAATCGGAAAAAGTATTGCTGAAGTTTTAGCAAAATATGGCGCACAAGTGGTCTGTGTTAGCCGGTCCGAAGATGCTGTGAATACGGTTGCGACTGAAATACAATCTAATGGCGGAAAAGCCGTTGGAATGTCCTGCGATGTTTCAGATGCATCGAATGTGACCCAATTAATGAAAGATGTTCAAACCCAATTCCAAACGATTGATGTTTTAATAAATAATGCGGGAATAACTCGGGACGGATTAATTATGAGAATGTCGAATGAAGATTGGGAAACGGTTTTAGATATCAATTTAAAAGGTGCCTACCATACCATTAAAGCTGTCGCCCGCCCTATGATGAAACAACGTAGCGGAAGAATCATTAATATATCCTCAATCGTTGGACTTACCGGAAATGCCGGCCAAGCAAATTATGCTGCTTCTAAAGCAGGTCTCATAGGACTTACAAAATCCATGGCACAAGAACTTGCCCCTCGGGGGATAACCGTCAATTGTATAGCACCCGGATATATTGAAACTGATATGACCGACTCATTAACGGATAATATTAAAGAAAATATTACAAAACAAATACCGCTTGGACGGATCGGGAAACCAAAAGAGGTCGCTGCTCTGGCGCTCTTTTTAAGTTCGGACGAAGCGGAGTATATCACCGGGCAAACGATAACGGTTGACGGTGGTATGGTAATGAACTAACTAAGGAGGAAAACATGGCAACAATAGACAAAGTAAAAGAAGTTATCATTGATAAACTGGGAGTTGAGGAAGATAAAATCAAACTAGAAGCATCTTTTGTGGATGATTTGGGTGCCGATTCCCTCGACACAGTCGAACTCATTATGGAACTTGAAGAAGAATTTGGACTTGAAATTCCCGATGAAGATGCTGAAGGACTCACGACTGTTGGCTCTGTCGTAGATTATCTCGAAAGCAATTCATAGCATATTATGTCCCGTAAACGGGTAGTTATTACCGGCATGGGGGTTCTTGCTCCCAATGGAAATTCAGTTTCTGAATTTTGGTCTGCATTGTGCATCGGAAAAAGCGGCATTGGACCAATTTCATATTTTGATGCAACTGAATTTCCTGTAAAAATTGCGGGAGAACTCTCCGGATTTAGATCTGAAAATCACTTTGATCGGAAAGAACTCAGAAAGCTCGATCCATTCTCAGTGTATGCATTAGTTTCAACACGGGAAGCTATCAATCAAGCTGAGCTCAATCCCGATACAATAGATTGCACTCGTGTCGGTGTTATACTCGGAACCGGTATTGGCGGAGTGAATACTTTTGAAGAACAGAAGATCAACATTCACACGCGTGGAAATCGTCGAGTGTCACCGTTCTTCGTTCCTAAAATGATTGCAAACATTGCTGCTGGGCACATCGCCATTGAATATGGTTTTAAAGGTCCAAATAAGACGGTTATCTCTGCCTGTGCATCGGCTACAGATGCTTTAGGTACAGCACTTAGAACCATTCAGTATGGAGATGCCGATGTAGTCATTTCCGGTGGAACGGAAGCATCTATTACGGACTTAACCATTGCCGGGTTTGGAAATATGAAAGCTTTATCCACTCGAAATGATGAACCCGAAAAAGCAAGCAGACCGTTTGAAATAGATCGAGATGGCTTTGTGTTAGGTGAAGGCGCCGGTATTCTTATCTTGGAGTCCGAAGAACATGCTAAATCTAGAGGCGCAACAATCCTTGCAGAACTTTCAGGATATGGTGCCACAGATGATGCATTTCACATCACTCAACCTGCAGTTGGCGGAACAGGAGCAATGGAAGCCATGCGCTTGGCTATTCAAGATTCCGGAATGGAAATTTCGGATGTTGACTATATTAATGCACATGGAACATCTACACCATTTAATGATAAAAATGAATCTGCGGCAATTGCATCTCTATTTGGGGAACACACTCAACATCTAAAAATCAGTTCCACAAAATCAATGACAGGGCATCTTCTAGGTGGCGCAGGTGGAATAGAGGCTGTAGCATCTGTCATGGCTATTCAAAACCAAACCATTCCTCCTACCATCAATTATGTCAATCCAGATCCTGAATGCACACTCGACTACACACCGAATGAAGCATGTAAAAAAGATGTAAATGCTGTCTTATCCAATACGTTTGGATTTGGCGGGCACAATGCAGTCATTATGGTAAAAGGCTGGACCGGGTGAACCTGCTAAAGCGGTTACTCGGAAAACCATCCTCAAAAATATCTCACCCTCTAGAAAAACATTTAGGTTATTCTTTTTCTAACCGCGCATTACTGAAGCAAGCGTTTACCCATAGATCTATCACCACTGAACCAAAACAAAATTATGAAAGGTTAGAGTTTCTTGGCGATGCCGTGATTGATATCATCATCAGCCAAGAACTCATGAAAGATTTCAAAAATGAAGATGAAGGTTTTTTAACTCAAAAACGATCTTCTCTGGTTCAAAAATCATTTTTAGGATCAATGGGGAAAAAATTAAACTTGCTCTCCCATTTAAATATAGAATCAACTGTTGATCTAAATCTGGAAAAAATTGCTGAAAAACAGGCTGCGAATACGTATGAAGCACTTGTCGGCGCTATCTTTTTGGACGGAGGTTTAAAACCTGCCCGTAAACTAATTTTGAACACCTTATGGGTGAATAGGCAGGAAGCTTGGAAAGCAATTAACTATAAAGGACAACTTATAGAGTTATGTCACATTTTGAAAATTGGAAATCCACGATTTTTGGTTACAAATGTTTCCGGTCCTGATCATCAAAAACTTTTCGAAGTGTATGTAATAATTAAGGATGATCAATTTCCCACAGGAATTGGTACAAATAAAAAAACGGCAGAACAATCTGCCGCTCAGTATGCTTTAGAAGCGTTAAGCAGTTAATTCGAAGAAATATCTTTTATTTTATCCCGTAAACGGGCAGCACGCTCATATTCCTCCTCTTCAATCGCTTTATGAAGTTGATCCTCTAATATGTCGAGTCCCGGATCTTGTTGTATACCTTCCAATTCATTTCCATTATTCATAAACGCAGCTTCATTCATTACATCCAAATCAATTAATATCGGAGCCTCAAGTCGTAAAGCGACTGCCAACGCATCACTCGGACGAGAATCAACTACCTTATCTTTCATAGTTTTTCCTTGTAACTCCAGCGATG
The genomic region above belongs to Candidatus Neomarinimicrobiota bacterium and contains:
- the fabD gene encoding ACP S-malonyltransferase: MGIDLFKNTEIGKKRFDQANTIMNTDIQSIIFEGSEDDLKQTRITQPSIYIISVILSELLFENEITIGAAAGHSLGEYSALTAAGAFDFQTGLTLVKLRAESMQKTGDETDGTMAAVLGLEDKVIDEMCTSITQGVVVAANFNVLGQVVISGETNAVKDAMESAIKLGATKVIPLNVSGAFHSPLMSPAREALAEKLATTEILDTYFPVYVNYSAKPISSANEIRNALIKQLDHPVKWHESVSNMISDGASSFLEVGPGRVLQGLNRRINRDVPMKGISTWEDVNNYHV
- the fabG gene encoding 3-oxoacyl-[acyl-carrier-protein] reductase, with protein sequence MYDLTEKTAIVTGASRGIGKSIAEVLAKYGAQVVCVSRSEDAVNTVATEIQSNGGKAVGMSCDVSDASNVTQLMKDVQTQFQTIDVLINNAGITRDGLIMRMSNEDWETVLDINLKGAYHTIKAVARPMMKQRSGRIINISSIVGLTGNAGQANYAASKAGLIGLTKSMAQELAPRGITVNCIAPGYIETDMTDSLTDNIKENITKQIPLGRIGKPKEVAALALFLSSDEAEYITGQTITVDGGMVMN
- the rnc gene encoding ribonuclease III → MNLLKRLLGKPSSKISHPLEKHLGYSFSNRALLKQAFTHRSITTEPKQNYERLEFLGDAVIDIIISQELMKDFKNEDEGFLTQKRSSLVQKSFLGSMGKKLNLLSHLNIESTVDLNLEKIAEKQAANTYEALVGAIFLDGGLKPARKLILNTLWVNRQEAWKAINYKGQLIELCHILKIGNPRFLVTNVSGPDHQKLFEVYVIIKDDQFPTGIGTNKKTAEQSAAQYALEALSS
- the acpP gene encoding acyl carrier protein, which gives rise to MATIDKVKEVIIDKLGVEEDKIKLEASFVDDLGADSLDTVELIMELEEEFGLEIPDEDAEGLTTVGSVVDYLESNS
- the fabF gene encoding beta-ketoacyl-ACP synthase II, whose amino-acid sequence is MSRKRVVITGMGVLAPNGNSVSEFWSALCIGKSGIGPISYFDATEFPVKIAGELSGFRSENHFDRKELRKLDPFSVYALVSTREAINQAELNPDTIDCTRVGVILGTGIGGVNTFEEQKINIHTRGNRRVSPFFVPKMIANIAAGHIAIEYGFKGPNKTVISACASATDALGTALRTIQYGDADVVISGGTEASITDLTIAGFGNMKALSTRNDEPEKASRPFEIDRDGFVLGEGAGILILESEEHAKSRGATILAELSGYGATDDAFHITQPAVGGTGAMEAMRLAIQDSGMEISDVDYINAHGTSTPFNDKNESAAIASLFGEHTQHLKISSTKSMTGHLLGGAGGIEAVASVMAIQNQTIPPTINYVNPDPECTLDYTPNEACKKDVNAVLSNTFGFGGHNAVIMVKGWTG
- a CDS encoding bifunctional nuclease family protein, encoding MMIPVKVQKITYHPPSRSYAVILKEIDGERQLPVIVGTFEAQSIALAMEYMDTPRPLTHDLIGNILKEIDAKLKAVKITELKDGIFYASLELQGKTMKDKVVDSRPSDALAVALRLEAPILIDLDVMNEAAFMNNGNELEGIQQDPGLDILEDQLHKAIEEEEYERAARLRDKIKDISSN
- the rpmF gene encoding 50S ribosomal protein L32, producing the protein MALPKRKQSKARGRKRRTHYKARQINLTDCAQCSQKKMPHRACPNCGYYRGRPVVSATEN
- a CDS encoding ketoacyl-ACP synthase III gives rise to the protein MNATITTTARYLPDRILTNFDLEKMVDTSDEWIRLRTGISKRHLVAEGEATSDMCAAVMKQLLERSGKSPEDIDLLIVATITPDVFVASTAAIVLDKVGATNAWGFDLAAACSGFLYGIETGSKMIESGQYKNVVVIGADTMSSIIDYTDRNTCVLFGDGAGGVLLEPTDSNGGILDSLLFSDGSGSKALQVPAGGSLHPASQDTVEKRMHYVYQDGKTVFKFAVKKMADVSAEILKNNGLTGKNVSLFIPHQANKRIIDATAERCNLSEDQVLINIDKYGNTTGGTIPIALDEAVETGRLKNNDLLLLAAFGGGFTWGSVLIRWTASS
- a CDS encoding DUF177 domain-containing protein, whose amino-acid sequence is MKINRSELERGFKNKLFDIPVEGLHLEDVRIENDPMECILSADPFPKGIKLSGSLKVHFLESCDRCLESLVEVHTTKVNCLLTPIKAMIDDFETQVIYFNSTDLEVDIGPILKEIILLEESWKRLCREDCKGLCPTCGINQNFGTCECHDDSSDSPWDALKQI
- the ndk gene encoding nucleoside-diphosphate kinase; translated protein: MSNKTLAIIKPDAVKNAYTGKIIDRILSADFKVLGARLVHLSREKAEEFYTVHKDRPFYNDLVDFMTSGPCMPLALNHEDAVNSFRKLIGSTNPAEAEEGTIRKDFAESVQNNAVHGSDSNENAEKEIAFFFTSNEIHYT